One window from the genome of Desulforamulus ruminis DSM 2154 encodes:
- a CDS encoding Rqc2 family fibronectin-binding protein, whose product MAFDGLVMAAVASELAGKIVGGRLEKIHQPGPSELVLVIHTRDWGKQRLLISAEARDARVHLTDGAYVNPLAPPVFCMVLRKHLEGGRIRSVEQVGLERVLKLSFDSRDELGRPGSKLLFCEVMGKHSNVLLVDPGSNTIVDGIHRYSHSVSRYREVLPNRPYLPPPEQGKKDPRQLSEEQFRSVILNSDLGSTLTEVLLQNIAGIGPQTCRELVVRAGLPQDYQLEYCGEYELNQLWAQLQKLRQTLEQGTFAPTLLLDRRGQPLDFAALDLSHLPAFRRESGEMNRLLDRYYGNLKQRRVMESRRQSLLQITRREIARFKKKLALYQKSLAAAEKGDDYRLFGELLTANLYRLEQGSEARVENFYHPENQELLVPLDPTLTPGENAQAYFKKYLKAKNTREAVLAHLELAQAEVSYLEAVEIAVSQALDPEDLQEIRTELEEQAYLKARTQQGQKKSKKEQGRSTPLSFVSSEGLTILVGKNNKQNDYLTLKLAGDEDIWLHTKDIPGSHVIIRLDRHPEVPEQTLLEAASLAAWFSKARQSGKVPVDYTRRRHVRKPKGAKPGMVIYDNQRTLMAAPNEELVERLMPAD is encoded by the coding sequence ATGGCTTTTGATGGACTGGTTATGGCTGCCGTAGCCAGTGAACTGGCCGGTAAAATTGTTGGCGGCCGGTTGGAAAAGATCCACCAGCCTGGACCCAGTGAACTGGTACTGGTGATCCATACCAGGGATTGGGGCAAGCAAAGGCTTTTGATATCTGCCGAGGCCCGGGACGCCCGGGTTCACCTTACCGATGGCGCCTATGTCAATCCCCTGGCCCCACCGGTTTTTTGCATGGTTTTACGCAAGCATTTGGAAGGCGGCCGCATTCGCTCGGTGGAGCAAGTGGGCTTGGAGCGGGTTTTAAAACTATCTTTTGATTCCAGGGACGAACTGGGCCGGCCGGGCAGCAAGCTTCTATTCTGCGAAGTGATGGGCAAACACAGCAACGTCCTGCTGGTAGATCCCGGCAGCAACACCATTGTGGACGGCATCCACCGCTATTCCCACTCGGTGTCCCGTTACCGGGAAGTGCTGCCCAACCGCCCCTACCTGCCTCCTCCGGAACAGGGAAAAAAGGACCCCAGGCAATTGTCCGAAGAACAGTTCCGCTCGGTCATTTTGAACAGCGATCTGGGCTCCACCTTAACGGAGGTTTTACTGCAAAACATTGCCGGCATCGGCCCTCAAACCTGCCGGGAATTGGTGGTCCGGGCCGGTCTGCCTCAGGATTATCAACTGGAATACTGTGGAGAGTACGAATTAAACCAGCTTTGGGCGCAATTGCAAAAACTGCGGCAAACCCTCGAGCAGGGAACCTTTGCGCCAACTCTGCTGCTGGACCGCAGAGGACAGCCCCTTGATTTTGCCGCCCTGGATTTATCCCATCTGCCGGCCTTTCGGCGGGAGTCCGGAGAGATGAACCGGCTTTTGGACCGGTATTATGGGAACTTAAAACAGCGCCGGGTGATGGAGTCCCGGCGCCAATCCTTGCTGCAGATTACCCGGCGGGAGATCGCCCGGTTTAAGAAAAAACTGGCCCTGTATCAAAAAAGTTTGGCTGCAGCGGAAAAAGGAGACGATTATCGCCTTTTTGGAGAACTTCTAACCGCCAATCTATATCGCCTGGAGCAGGGCAGCGAAGCCAGGGTGGAAAATTTTTACCATCCGGAAAATCAGGAGCTTCTGGTGCCCCTGGACCCAACCTTGACCCCCGGGGAAAATGCCCAGGCTTACTTTAAAAAATATCTTAAAGCCAAAAATACCCGGGAGGCCGTGCTGGCCCATCTGGAACTGGCTCAGGCGGAAGTCTCTTACCTGGAGGCGGTGGAAATTGCCGTCAGCCAGGCCCTGGACCCGGAAGACCTCCAGGAGATACGGACGGAGTTGGAGGAACAGGCCTACTTAAAAGCACGGACCCAGCAGGGACAAAAAAAATCGAAAAAAGAGCAGGGCCGCTCCACCCCCCTTTCCTTTGTCTCTTCTGAGGGGCTGACCATTCTGGTGGGCAAAAATAATAAACAAAACGATTACCTTACTTTAAAACTGGCCGGTGACGAAGATATCTGGCTGCATACTAAAGACATTCCCGGTTCCCATGTCATTATCCGGCTGGACCGGCATCCGGAGGTTCCTGAACAAACCCTGTTGGAGGCGGCCTCCTTGGCGGCCTGGTTCAGCAAAGCCCGGCAGAGC
- a CDS encoding calcium-transporting P-type ATPase, PMR1-type, whose amino-acid sequence MTTRWFEMSRQEVLDKLGTSAEKGLQEHQAKERLEQFGLNKLCDSKRIQPWKMLLDQFKDLMVLILLAATVVSGLLGEWADAVTIIVIVLVNAALGFMQEFRAEKSLEALKALTAPEAKVIRNGLERKIPAAELVPGDIVLLDTGDRVPSDLRLLSVANLEVEESALTGESNPVKKRVANMAGVEEVSLGDTRNMAYMGTVVVRGRGRGVVTATGMQTEMGHITKMIQEAEEDQTPLQRRLEQLGKTLVLFCLVVCGLVVVLGVLRGEALYHMFLAGVSLAVAAIPEGLPAIVTIALAVGVQRMIRRNAIIRRLPAVETLGCATVICSDKTGTLTENQMTVRQMFTGGRMVRVTGEGYDPKGSFSFEGNENETREFGLLLKCAALCNNAQLTKGEVTVGEIFRNLKGRKGTRTWGISGDPTEGALMVMAAKKNIWRNQLEKTEERVTELSFDSERKRMSVVCRSREGRLTAYVKGAPDGILELCTQIMKNGRVIPLTEQAKQEILKVNSEMADQALRVLALAYRELPDHPSGEGLDEEIVEQRLTFLGLAGMIDPPRQSAIQAIQSCRRAGIRTVMITGDHQFTARAVGKELGLLTGQSKVLTGAQIDKMSDDELQEEAEGAAVYARVTPKHKLRIVRALKRNGHVVAMTGDGVNDAPAVKEADIGIAMGKAGTDVTKEASAMVLADDNFTTITAAIEEGRAIYENIRKFIRYLLSCNVGEVLTMFLAVLMGMPLPLLPIQILWMNLVTDGLPAMALGVDPTERDIMYRRPRNPQESVFSGGLGWRIAGTGTLFAFGTLLAFAIGLVMGPVELARTMAFNTLVFFQLFFVFSCRSERHSIAEIGFFGNPHLILAVSVSALLQLSVNYIGFLQPIFHTQPLELKHWAVVLAIAVVPQMMGTLWKAVKDRAMERIMYIRV is encoded by the coding sequence ATGACCACACGTTGGTTTGAAATGAGCAGGCAGGAAGTCTTGGACAAACTTGGCACCAGTGCCGAAAAGGGGCTGCAGGAACATCAGGCCAAGGAAAGACTGGAGCAATTTGGCTTGAATAAGTTGTGCGACAGCAAGCGGATTCAGCCCTGGAAGATGCTGCTGGACCAGTTCAAGGATTTAATGGTTTTAATTCTGCTGGCCGCCACGGTTGTTTCCGGGCTGCTGGGTGAGTGGGCGGACGCCGTCACCATTATTGTCATTGTCCTGGTCAATGCTGCTCTTGGTTTTATGCAGGAATTCCGGGCGGAAAAGTCTCTGGAGGCTTTAAAGGCTTTAACCGCTCCGGAGGCCAAGGTCATCCGGAACGGCTTGGAAAGAAAAATTCCTGCTGCCGAACTGGTACCGGGAGATATTGTTCTGTTGGATACCGGGGACCGGGTACCCTCGGACCTCCGTCTGCTTTCGGTGGCTAATCTGGAAGTGGAGGAATCGGCCCTTACCGGAGAATCAAACCCTGTAAAAAAACGGGTTGCCAATATGGCCGGAGTGGAAGAAGTTTCTTTGGGAGACACCCGGAACATGGCCTACATGGGCACCGTGGTGGTCCGGGGCCGGGGCCGGGGGGTGGTAACCGCCACCGGCATGCAGACCGAGATGGGCCATATCACCAAAATGATCCAGGAGGCGGAAGAGGACCAGACGCCTTTACAAAGACGCCTGGAACAACTGGGGAAGACCCTGGTGTTATTTTGCCTGGTGGTCTGCGGCTTGGTGGTTGTGTTGGGAGTACTCCGAGGCGAAGCTCTTTACCATATGTTTTTAGCAGGAGTAAGCTTGGCCGTGGCGGCCATCCCCGAAGGACTGCCGGCCATCGTAACCATTGCCCTGGCTGTGGGAGTTCAGCGGATGATCCGCCGCAATGCCATTATTCGGCGGCTGCCCGCCGTAGAGACCCTGGGTTGTGCAACCGTTATCTGCAGTGATAAAACCGGTACTTTAACGGAAAACCAGATGACCGTCCGCCAGATGTTCACCGGCGGCAGGATGGTGCGGGTCACCGGGGAGGGGTATGACCCCAAAGGATCCTTTTCCTTCGAGGGAAATGAAAATGAGACCCGGGAATTCGGGCTGCTGTTGAAATGTGCCGCCCTTTGCAATAACGCCCAGTTGACCAAAGGGGAAGTGACGGTCGGAGAGATTTTCCGCAACCTAAAGGGAAGAAAAGGGACCCGGACCTGGGGCATCAGCGGGGACCCCACCGAAGGCGCCCTGATGGTGATGGCTGCCAAGAAAAATATCTGGCGCAATCAGTTGGAGAAAACAGAGGAACGGGTAACGGAGTTGTCCTTTGACAGCGAACGGAAAAGAATGTCCGTGGTTTGCCGCAGCCGGGAGGGCCGGCTTACCGCCTATGTTAAGGGCGCGCCGGACGGAATTCTGGAATTGTGTACCCAGATAATGAAGAACGGCAGGGTCATTCCCCTGACAGAACAAGCCAAACAGGAAATTCTAAAAGTAAATTCGGAAATGGCGGACCAAGCCCTACGGGTATTGGCGCTGGCTTACCGGGAACTGCCCGACCATCCATCCGGGGAAGGGCTGGATGAGGAGATTGTGGAACAGCGTCTGACCTTCCTGGGACTGGCGGGCATGATTGATCCTCCGCGGCAGTCGGCCATTCAGGCCATTCAAAGCTGCCGGAGGGCCGGTATCCGAACGGTGATGATTACCGGCGATCACCAGTTTACGGCCCGGGCGGTGGGTAAGGAACTGGGATTGCTGACCGGACAAAGCAAAGTGCTTACCGGAGCCCAAATTGATAAAATGTCCGACGACGAGCTTCAGGAGGAAGCCGAAGGAGCGGCGGTTTATGCCCGGGTTACGCCAAAACATAAACTGCGCATTGTCCGGGCTTTAAAACGAAACGGCCATGTGGTGGCCATGACCGGTGACGGTGTCAACGACGCGCCGGCGGTTAAAGAGGCGGACATCGGCATTGCCATGGGCAAGGCGGGAACCGATGTGACCAAAGAAGCCTCCGCCATGGTGCTGGCCGACGATAACTTCACCACCATTACGGCAGCCATCGAAGAGGGAAGAGCGATCTATGAAAATATTCGTAAATTTATCCGCTATCTGCTTTCCTGCAATGTGGGGGAAGTATTAACCATGTTTTTGGCGGTGCTGATGGGGATGCCGCTGCCCCTGCTGCCCATTCAGATTTTGTGGATGAATCTGGTGACCGACGGACTGCCGGCCATGGCCCTGGGGGTTGATCCCACCGAAAGGGATATTATGTACCGGCGTCCGCGCAATCCCCAGGAAAGCGTCTTTTCCGGCGGACTGGGCTGGCGGATTGCCGGTACCGGAACCCTCTTTGCCTTTGGCACCCTGCTGGCCTTTGCCATTGGTTTGGTGATGGGTCCGGTGGAACTGGCCAGAACCATGGCCTTCAACACCCTGGTTTTTTTCCAATTGTTCTTTGTTTTCTCCTGCCGTTCGGAACGGCATTCCATTGCGGAAATCGGTTTCTTCGGCAATCCCCATTTAATTTTGGCCGTGTCGGTATCCGCCCTGCTGCAGTTGTCCGTGAATTACATTGGCTTCTTGCAGCCCATTTTCCACACCCAGCCCCTGGAGCTTAAGCACTGGGCCGTGGTGCTGGCTATTGCCGTGGTGCCTCAGATGATGGGAACCCTGTGGAAAGCCGTTAAAGACCGGGCCATGGAAAGAATTATGTATATCCGGGTGTAG
- a CDS encoding putative RNA methyltransferase — MGCFFMSKNKRERGHASLLGKNEDVFRCPLCFSPMKLVHVKSLICKNHHCYDLSRQGYVNMLPHGLQTKYHRRMFEARRMISRKGFFEPLMAKISELILDQSKFQEGRIKILDAGCGEGSLLSGIQKKITQNSALDPLGVGLDISKEGIYMAAKEYTSSLWCVGDLAKAPLASEQFHFILNVLTPANYAEFGRMLVPHGRVVKVLPEKNHLWELRDIFYEQAHKQRDSNRNTMDIFKNKFKLLDLERLRYRVTSDEPWMESLIQMTPLSWGTTEERRFKALEMDLREVTIDLTILVGGN; from the coding sequence ATGGGGTGCTTTTTTATGTCCAAAAATAAGAGAGAAAGAGGCCATGCCAGCCTCCTTGGGAAAAATGAAGATGTTTTCAGGTGTCCACTTTGTTTTAGTCCAATGAAGTTGGTTCATGTAAAGAGTTTGATCTGTAAAAATCATCATTGCTACGATCTGTCCAGACAGGGTTATGTAAACATGCTGCCCCATGGCCTGCAGACAAAATATCACCGGCGGATGTTTGAAGCCCGAAGAATGATTAGCAGAAAGGGTTTTTTTGAACCTTTAATGGCAAAAATCAGTGAATTAATCCTAGATCAAAGCAAATTCCAAGAAGGAAGGATAAAAATATTAGATGCCGGCTGCGGCGAAGGTTCCCTGTTATCAGGGATACAAAAGAAAATAACTCAAAACTCGGCCCTCGACCCTTTGGGCGTAGGTCTGGATATTTCTAAAGAGGGTATTTATATGGCGGCCAAGGAATACACCAGCTCCCTTTGGTGCGTTGGGGATCTGGCCAAGGCTCCCTTGGCCAGTGAACAATTCCATTTTATTCTCAACGTTTTAACCCCGGCCAATTATGCGGAGTTTGGCAGAATGCTTGTTCCCCATGGCAGAGTGGTTAAGGTGCTTCCCGAAAAGAACCATTTATGGGAATTAAGGGATATTTTTTATGAACAGGCACATAAACAAAGGGATTCCAACCGCAATACCATGGATATTTTTAAAAATAAGTTTAAGCTTTTGGACCTGGAACGGTTACGCTACAGAGTCACTTCGGACGAACCATGGATGGAATCCCTAATCCAGATGACTCCTTTGTCCTGGGGAACAACGGAAGAACGCCGGTTCAAAGCTCTAGAAATGGATTTAAGAGAGGTTACCATTGATTTAACCATCCTGGTAGGAGGAAATTAG